A single Corvus hawaiiensis isolate bCorHaw1 chromosome 26, bCorHaw1.pri.cur, whole genome shotgun sequence DNA region contains:
- the LOC125316916 gene encoding sharpin-like — translation MAAPGAPGPGPAPSPPTVLMAARAELAAPCRLLPAAGAALRLQLSVEPGAHGRRRFRLGLRLPEAGGGAPLAEFDLRDVSYRVCGPTSHELELPPAGTAGLGGSSGSAASSGAAGSGSSGSSGDRAQWAQRGHWGRWRCGSPRSARLSSGGRC, via the exons ATGGCGGCGCCCGGAgcgcccgggccgggcccggctccCAGCCCGCCCACGGTGCTGATGGCGGCCCGGGCCGAGCTGGCCGCGCCCTGCCGCCTCCTGCCCGCCGCCGGCGCCGCGCTCCGCCTGCAGCTCAGCGTGGAACCGGGAGCCCACGGCCGGCGCCGCTTCCGCCTGGGCCTGCGGCTGCCGGAGGCGGGGGGAGGCGCG CCCCTGGCCGAGTTTGACCTGCGGGACGTCTCCTACCGCGTGTGCGGCCCCACGAGCCACGAGCTGGAGCTGCCGCCGGCCGgaacagcggggctgggaggaTCCTCGGGATCTGCGGCATCCTCGGGAGCAGCGGGATCGGGATCCTCGGGGAGCAGCGGGGATCGGGCTCAGTGGGCTCAGCGGGGTCACTGGGGACGGTGGCGCTGCGGTTCCCCGAGGAGCGCGAGGCTCAGCAGTGGTGGACGGTGCTGA
- the MAF1 gene encoding repressor of RNA polymerase III transcription MAF1 homolog isoform X2 codes for MKLLENSSFEAINSQLTVETGDAHIIGRIESYSCKLAGIDKQLFKQFCHEGQPHALEALSPPQTSGLSPGRLGKSQVGDEEGPLSDTCSRKTLFYLIATLNEAFRPDYDFSAAKSHEFSREPSLNWVMNAVNCSLFSAVREDFKALKPLLWNAVDEEICLAECDIYSYNPDLDSDPFGEDGSLWSFNYFFYNKRLKRIVFFTCRSISGYAYTRPDTGTELDMDLGEGDAEKGGSGDPEGGGIEEDRLQVICM; via the exons ATGAAGCTGCTGGAAAACTCCAGTTTTGAAGCCATCAACTCCCAGCTGACGGTGGAGACGGGCGACGCCCACATCATCGGCAG GATCGAGAGCTACTCCTGCAAGCTGGCCGGCATCGACAAGCAGCTCTTCAAGCAGTTCTGCCACGAGGGGCAGCCCCACGCGCTCGAGGCCCTGTCCCCGCCCCAGACCTCCGGCCTCAGCCCTGGCAG gctggggaagagCCAGGTGGGGGACGAGGAGGGGCCGCTGAGCGACACGTGCAGCCGCAAGACGCTGTTCTACCTGATCGCCACGCTCAACGAGGCCTTCCGGCCTGACTACGACTTCAGCGCCGCCAAGAGCCACGAGTTCAGCCGCGAGCCCAGCCTCAACTGG GTGATGAATGCCGTGAACTGCAGCCTCTTCTCGGCCGTGCGCGAGGATTTCAAGGCGCTGAAGCCGCTCCTGTGGAACGCGGTGGACGAGGAGATCTGCCTGGCTGAGTGTGACATCTACAG CTACAACCCCGACCTGGACTCGGATCCCTTCGGGGAGGACGGCAGCCTCTGGTCCTTCAACTACTTCTTCTACAACAAGCGGCTCAAGAGGATCGTGTTCTTCACCTGCCGCTCCATCAG CGGATACGCCTACACCCGCCCGGACACCGGCACTGAGCTGGACATGGACCTGGGGGAAGGGGACGCCGAGAAGGGCGGCAGCGGGGACCCCGAGGGCGGCGGCATCGAGGAGGACAG GTTGCAGGTGATCTGCATGTGA
- the MAF1 gene encoding repressor of RNA polymerase III transcription MAF1 homolog isoform X1, producing the protein MKLLENSSFEAINSQLTVETGDAHIIGRIESYSCKLAGIDKQLFKQFCHEGQPHALEALSPPQTSGLSPGRLGKSQVGDEEGPLSDTCSRKTLFYLIATLNEAFRPDYDFSAAKSHEFSREPSLNWVMNAVNCSLFSAVREDFKALKPLLWNAVDEEICLAECDIYSYNPDLDSDPFGEDGSLWSFNYFFYNKRLKRIVFFTCRSISGYAYTRPDTGTELDMDLGEGDAEKGGSGDPEGGGIEEDRHRERERNQQWD; encoded by the exons ATGAAGCTGCTGGAAAACTCCAGTTTTGAAGCCATCAACTCCCAGCTGACGGTGGAGACGGGCGACGCCCACATCATCGGCAG GATCGAGAGCTACTCCTGCAAGCTGGCCGGCATCGACAAGCAGCTCTTCAAGCAGTTCTGCCACGAGGGGCAGCCCCACGCGCTCGAGGCCCTGTCCCCGCCCCAGACCTCCGGCCTCAGCCCTGGCAG gctggggaagagCCAGGTGGGGGACGAGGAGGGGCCGCTGAGCGACACGTGCAGCCGCAAGACGCTGTTCTACCTGATCGCCACGCTCAACGAGGCCTTCCGGCCTGACTACGACTTCAGCGCCGCCAAGAGCCACGAGTTCAGCCGCGAGCCCAGCCTCAACTGG GTGATGAATGCCGTGAACTGCAGCCTCTTCTCGGCCGTGCGCGAGGATTTCAAGGCGCTGAAGCCGCTCCTGTGGAACGCGGTGGACGAGGAGATCTGCCTGGCTGAGTGTGACATCTACAG CTACAACCCCGACCTGGACTCGGATCCCTTCGGGGAGGACGGCAGCCTCTGGTCCTTCAACTACTTCTTCTACAACAAGCGGCTCAAGAGGATCGTGTTCTTCACCTGCCGCTCCATCAG CGGATACGCCTACACCCGCCCGGACACCGGCACTGAGCTGGACATGGACCTGGGGGAAGGGGACGCCGAGAAGGGCGGCAGCGGGGACCCCGAGGGCGGCGGCATCGAGGAGGACAG GCACCGGGAACGGGAACGGAACCAGCAATGGGACTAG